A part of Candidatus Manganitrophaceae bacterium genomic DNA contains:
- the nuoD gene encoding NADH dehydrogenase (quinone) subunit D, translated as MEETQESKKIEALPQIAPYNDEDEFDQDLTPEKGVKRIEDMLLNMGPQHPSTHGVLRIVLELEGETIVKATPHLGYLHRGVEKLAENSTYTQIIPLTDRLDYVCAMTNNYAFVRTVEKLLQVQVPERAEYIRTIVAEVQRIAGHLFWLGTQALDVGAMTVFFYTFREREVLLDLFELICGARLTMSYYRVGGVDRDFTSEIIDRLYKFLETFPEKVIEYNALLETNRIWIARTKGIALISAEDAINFSLTGPPLRGSGVNYDIRKAEPYGVYDKVEWEVPLGKNGDTYDRYWIRVEEMRQSAKIVKQCLDRLPPGPFMADLPMITYPPRDKILTDMESLIHHFMIATRGFDVPEGEVYCGTEAPKGELGFYIRSMGGNKPYRLRIRPPSFIHMGAFDHMARGYMIADIVTIFGTYDIVMGECDR; from the coding sequence ATGGAAGAAACCCAGGAAAGTAAAAAAATCGAGGCGCTCCCCCAGATCGCCCCTTACAACGATGAGGATGAGTTCGATCAAGACCTCACCCCGGAGAAGGGGGTAAAGCGGATCGAGGACATGCTCCTCAACATGGGGCCGCAGCATCCCTCGACCCATGGGGTGCTCCGAATCGTCCTTGAGCTGGAAGGAGAGACGATCGTCAAGGCGACCCCTCATCTCGGCTACCTTCACCGGGGCGTCGAGAAGCTCGCGGAGAACTCGACCTATACCCAGATTATCCCCCTGACCGACCGGCTTGACTACGTCTGTGCGATGACGAACAACTATGCCTTCGTCCGGACGGTGGAGAAGCTCCTTCAGGTCCAGGTGCCGGAGCGGGCGGAATATATCCGGACCATTGTCGCGGAAGTCCAGCGGATCGCCGGCCATCTCTTTTGGCTCGGCACCCAGGCGCTCGACGTCGGCGCGATGACCGTCTTCTTCTACACCTTCCGAGAGCGGGAGGTGTTGCTTGATCTCTTTGAACTAATCTGCGGCGCGCGCCTCACGATGAGCTATTACCGCGTCGGCGGGGTCGATCGTGATTTCACCTCGGAGATCATCGACCGGCTTTACAAATTTTTGGAGACCTTTCCCGAAAAGGTAATTGAATATAACGCCCTCCTTGAAACCAATCGGATCTGGATCGCCCGAACCAAAGGAATCGCCCTGATTTCGGCGGAAGATGCGATCAACTTCAGCCTGACCGGACCCCCCTTGCGCGGGTCGGGGGTCAACTACGACATCCGGAAGGCCGAGCCGTATGGGGTCTACGACAAGGTCGAATGGGAGGTCCCGCTCGGGAAAAACGGCGACACCTACGACCGTTATTGGATCCGGGTCGAGGAGATGCGGCAGAGCGCAAAGATCGTCAAGCAGTGTCTGGACCGGCTGCCGCCGGGGCCGTTCATGGCCGATCTCCCGATGATCACCTATCCGCCGCGCGACAAGATCCTCACCGACATGGAGAGCCTGATCCATCACTTCATGATCGCCACCCGCGGCTTCGACGTGCCGGAGGGAGAGGTCTACTGCGGAACGGAAGCCCCGAAGGGGGAGCTCGGCTTTTATATCCGGAGCATGGGAGGAAACAAACCGTACCGGTTGCGGATCCGTCCCCCCTCTTTTATCCATATGGGGGCGTTCGATCACATGGCGCGGGGTTACATGATCGCCGACATCGTCACCATTTTCGGCACCTACGACATCGTGATGGGAGAATGTGACAGATAG
- the nuoE gene encoding NADH-quinone oxidoreductase subunit NuoE has product MRLKVLSEKAKAAIEAEFPKYPDKRSVLLAALRVAQNEVGYLSEAAMIDVAELLELTPVQVYDVATFYTLFNLKPVGKHLIQVCKTLSCALVGAGSVIEHLQDRLGIKVGETTPDGVFSLRLVECLASCGTGPMMQINNRYYENLTSEKIDRILDDLRREGKSALATGPFQLPVLGGKS; this is encoded by the coding sequence ATGAGACTCAAAGTTCTTTCTGAAAAAGCCAAGGCCGCCATCGAGGCGGAGTTTCCCAAATATCCGGACAAGCGGTCGGTGCTGCTCGCGGCGCTTCGGGTCGCTCAGAACGAGGTCGGCTATCTCTCCGAGGCGGCCATGATCGATGTCGCCGAGCTGTTGGAACTCACCCCGGTCCAGGTCTATGATGTCGCGACCTTTTATACCCTCTTTAATTTAAAGCCGGTCGGGAAGCATCTGATCCAAGTCTGCAAAACCCTCTCCTGCGCGCTGGTCGGCGCCGGATCGGTCATCGAGCATCTTCAAGATCGACTCGGAATCAAGGTCGGAGAGACGACCCCCGACGGCGTTTTCAGCCTGCGGCTGGTCGAGTGTCTCGCCTCCTGCGGGACCGGGCCGATGATGCAGATCAACAACCGTTATTATGAGAATCTCACCTCCGAGAAGATCGACCGGATCTTGGACGATCTCCGACGGGAGGGGAAGAGCGCCTTGGCCACCGGGCCGTTTCAGCTGCCGGTGCTGGGAGGGAAGTCTTGA
- the nuoF gene encoding NADH-quinone oxidoreductase subunit NuoF, producing MPKYEPILLKNMSQPGYTGTLDQYRQTGGYTAFEKVLKGIPPAEVIDIVKKSGLRGRGGAGFPTGMKWSFIPKDHPGPKYLCCNADESEPGTYKDRQLIENDPHQMLEGIGIACYAIGSHNAYIYIRGEFDLGAEIIQRAIEESYAAKLFGKNLFGTGFDLDVVLHRGAGAYICGEETALLESVEGKRGKPRTKPPFPATHGLYQKPTVVNNVETLANIPYIINRGPEWYAALGTQKSTGMRVFCVSGHVKRPGNYEVPMGISLREMIYEHAGGIRGDKRLKAIIPGGASAPFLTEAHLDTKMDFESIAQAGSMLGSGAVTVMDQDTCMVWAAMNLMEFFNHESCGKCTPCREGSGWLLNILRRIEIGQGRMEDLALLVSLSKRIEGRTVCAFGDAEISPVLSTLKHFREEYEAHIQERRCPFRPNAALVMAGSH from the coding sequence ATGCCGAAGTACGAACCGATTTTGCTGAAGAACATGTCCCAGCCCGGATACACCGGGACGCTCGATCAATACCGCCAGACCGGCGGCTATACCGCCTTCGAGAAGGTCCTCAAGGGGATTCCGCCGGCGGAGGTGATCGACATCGTCAAGAAGTCGGGCCTGCGCGGACGGGGCGGGGCCGGTTTCCCGACCGGAATGAAGTGGAGCTTTATCCCGAAAGACCATCCCGGGCCGAAGTACCTCTGCTGCAATGCCGACGAAAGCGAGCCGGGAACCTATAAAGACCGCCAGCTGATTGAGAACGATCCGCACCAAATGTTGGAAGGAATCGGGATCGCCTGTTATGCGATCGGCTCACACAATGCCTACATCTATATTCGAGGGGAGTTCGACCTCGGGGCGGAGATTATTCAACGGGCGATCGAAGAGTCCTATGCGGCAAAGCTCTTTGGGAAGAATCTCTTCGGAACCGGGTTCGATCTGGACGTCGTGCTCCATCGGGGCGCGGGCGCCTATATCTGCGGCGAGGAGACGGCGCTGTTGGAATCGGTTGAGGGAAAGCGGGGGAAGCCGAGAACCAAGCCCCCCTTTCCGGCGACCCATGGCCTTTACCAGAAGCCGACCGTGGTGAACAACGTCGAGACTCTGGCGAACATCCCTTACATCATCAACCGCGGCCCGGAATGGTACGCGGCGCTCGGCACGCAGAAGAGCACCGGGATGCGTGTTTTCTGCGTCAGCGGGCATGTGAAGCGGCCCGGCAATTATGAAGTTCCGATGGGAATTTCGCTTCGGGAGATGATCTATGAGCATGCCGGGGGAATCCGCGGCGACAAGCGGCTGAAGGCGATCATCCCCGGCGGTGCGTCGGCGCCGTTTTTGACCGAGGCCCATCTCGATACGAAGATGGATTTTGAATCGATCGCCCAGGCCGGCTCGATGCTCGGATCGGGGGCGGTGACGGTGATGGATCAAGACACCTGCATGGTCTGGGCGGCGATGAACCTGATGGAGTTCTTCAATCACGAGTCGTGCGGCAAATGCACCCCCTGTCGCGAGGGGAGCGGCTGGCTCTTGAATATCTTGCGCCGGATCGAGATCGGACAGGGCCGGATGGAAGACCTGGCCTTGCTGGTGAGCCTCTCCAAGCGGATCGAAGGGCGGACCGTCTGCGCCTTCGGCGACGCCGAAATCTCGCCGGTCCTCTCGACGCTGAAGCATTTTAGGGAAGAATACGAGGCGCACATTCAGGAGCGGCGCTGCCCGTTCCGTCCCAACGCCGCGCTCGTGATGGCGGGATCGCATTAG